From Nicotiana tabacum cultivar K326 chromosome 22, ASM71507v2, whole genome shotgun sequence, one genomic window encodes:
- the LOC107809451 gene encoding uncharacterized protein LOC107809451 encodes MTGGGGRIRTTVTVKISVIIIGATVWLKDCLATVFVFDFEEMGCNESKSVDTELVIRCRERKELIKAAANYRYALAAAHISYFHSLKDVGEALRKFVDEELIVGSSSSSLSTPSSPSLILPGESKISSNRSNASGTIHHKHNKSSGSSISVSTDSSVSDFHDEDEHEHDHSHLHLSSDSSDEDAEHLHLQHKGHSNKGHSNKGHSNKGHRNVHEDDEPRKGHRNVHEHDDEDHGHHHHHHHRMVEEGEPSTSSYPQQQYGGMPYGMMNNEPYGMMMNHEAPPPPPPQGFWDPFYGMNQQFQAPSWGGGQGQGQGQGQQFGGGNPNMYAYYMKRSSPVMNTVVHEADPASSTGYSNSYWSYPNENGGFFGYPMAPPMGERGNQSNQGKKPSPPKEPPPPPSPKASLWDSINPFDPYDNGYLGYFSHEKHGSASVGSSPNSTEVREREGIPDLEEETETEMYKEYHKGKNLSNESRTRRSGEANSSRSSDSGRKSMPPMPHGVDLRGVAGHGSVGSSKPDSSLHNGEGSSSSRGLKFEGSSGRTKTISTMYDSGSHLSSAEPSHSSGGTGSIDITEEKSNFETLVSRSPEDVHLKKKGVTFEVDEVSKNEIESPKSSSLTTSHAHGTRDLHEVVAEIRDEFEIASSNGREVALMLEVGKLPYQPSLVKELVSRILYLIVPSMSVSHTVTLKSVRLATKTRKLAKSYFGDVGQDNVVQPCNLSSTLDELYEWEKKLYKEVKDEEKLRLIYEKQCRRLRSLDEQGAESSKIDATQASIRRLLTKLNVCIKAIDAIAHRIHKLRDEELQPQVAELIHGLVRMWRSMLSCHQKQFQAVMESKTRALKANTGFQRDSSVRATLELEMQLSSWCSHFNDWICSQKSYVESLNGWLLLCLKYELEETPDGPVPFSPGRLGAPPVFVICNDWSQAMEAISETRVAIAMNSFATSLRQLWERQDEEQRQRIKAEYLSKDYKKRLTMLQSKRGSVKHEQDAMSDRSHIIVPSEKGISPLDDLKVDLDMFKKKLVEERTKHKDAIKLVHDAASSSLQGGLLPIFKALENFTSEALRAHEQVRLQSVRDSS; translated from the exons ATGACCGGAGGCGGTGGAAGAATACGCACAACAGTTACAGTGAAAATATCGGTAATAATTATAGGAGCTACTGTATGGCTTAAGGACTGTTTGGCTActgtttttgtttttgattttgagGAGATGGGGTGCAATGAGTCTAAATCAGTTGATACAGAACTAGTGATTCGTTGTAGAGAGAGGAAAGAACTGATCAAAGCTGCTGCTAATTACCGTTATGCCCTTGCTGCTGCACATATTTCTTACTTCCACTCCCTTAAGGATGTTGGTGAAGCGCTTCGGAAGTTTGTTGATGAAGAGCTCATTGTTGGCTCTTCTTCTTCGTCTCTTTCCACTCCTTCTTCCCCTTCTTTGATTTTGCCTGGTGAAAGCAAAATAAGCAGCAATAGAAGTAATGCTAGTGGAACCATTCATCATAAGCATAATAAATCTTCTGGATCTTCAATTTCGGTTTCTACGGATAGTTCTGTTTCGGATTTTCACGATGAAGATGAGCATGAGCATGACCATTCTCACTTGCATTTGTCATCAGATTCATCCGACGAAGATGCTGAGCATTTGCATCTGCAGCATAAGGGTCATAGTAATAAGGGTCATAGCAATAAGGGTCATAGCAATAAGGGTCATAGGAATGTACATGAAGATGATGAGCCTCGAAAGGGTCATAGGAATGTACATGAGCATGATGATGAGGATCATGGTCATCATCACCACCATCATCAtcgtatggtggaagaaggggaGCCATCAACTTCCTCATACCCGCAACAGCAGTATGGGGGGATGCCATATGGGATGATGAATAATGAGCCATATGGTATGATGATGAATCATGaggctcctcctcctcctcctccacaaGGATTTTGGGATCCATTTTATGGAATGAACCAACAATTTCAGGCTCCTTCTTGGGGAGGAGGTCAAGGACAAGGACAAGGACAAGGACAGCAATTTGGTGGTGGAAATCCAAACATGTATGCTTACTACATGAAGAGATCTTCCCCTGTGATGAACACAGTGGTTCACGAAGCAGATCCAGCTTCGTCTACTGGGTATTCCAATTCGTATTGGAGTTACCCTAATGAAAATGGTGGGTTTTTTGGATACCCAATGGCTCCTCCAATGGGTGAAAGGGGAAATCAGAGTAATCAAGGGAAGAAACCAAGTCCTCCAAAGGAGCCACCGCCACCTCCTTCTCCAAAGGCTTCTCTTTGGGACTCTATCAATCCGTTTGATCCTTATGATAATGGCTATTTGGGTTACTTCTCACATGAAAAACACGGTTCTGCATCAGTAGGTAGTAGTCCTAATTCGACTGAAGTGAGGGAGAGAGAGGGCATTCCTGATTTAGAAGAAGAAACTGAGACAGAGATGTATAAGGAGTACCATAAAGGAAAGAATTTGAGTAATGAGTCAAGGACAAGGCGTTCTGGGGAGGCGAATTCGTCAAGAAGTAGTGACAGTGGTAGGAAATCAATGCCACCAATGCCTCATGGAGTTGATTTAAGGGGTGTAGCAGGACACGGTAGTGTGGGCAGTTCAAAACCTGACTCGTCATTACATAATGGGGAGGGCTCATCAAGTTCGAGGGGACTAAAATTTGAGGGTAGTAGTGGCAGGACAAAGACAATATCAACAATGTACGATTCAGGTTCTCACCTTTCGAGTGCAGAACCATCACACAGTAGTGGGGGCACAGGCTCAATTGATATCACAGAGGAAAAGAGCAATTTTGAAACGCTCGTGTCAAGAAGCCCAGAAGATGTGCATTTGAAGAAGAAAGGAGTGACTTTTGAAGTTGATGAAGTGTCAAAGAACGAGATTGAATCACCCAAGTCAAGTAGCTTGACCACATCACATGCTCATGGCACCAGGGATCTTCATGAGGTTGTGGCTGAAATTAGAGATGAATTTGAGATTGCTTCCAGTAATGGAAGGGAAGTTGCTCTGATGCTTGAGGTTGGGAAGCTTCCTTACCAGCCTAGCCTTGTTAAAG AGCTCGTATCCCGGATTTTATACCTGATTGTCCCGTCCATGTCGGTATCGCATACGGTGACACTGAAGTCAGTTAGACTGGCTACCAAAACAAGAAAATTGGCGAAATCCTATTTTGGAGATGTTGGCCAAGACAATGTTGTGCAGCCCTGTAACCTGTCATCTACCCTTGACGAGCTATATGAATGGGAGAAGAAACTATATAAGGAAGTTAAG GATGAAGAAAAACTGCGGCTCATATATGAAAAGCAGTGTAGAAGGCTGAGAAGCTTGGACGAGCAAGGAGCTGAGTCAAGCAAGATCGATGCTACTCAGGCATCTATCAGAAGATTGCTAACAAAACTTAACGTCTGTATAAAAGCAATTGATGCAATCGCACACAGAATTCACAAATTAAGGGATGAAGAATTGCAACCCCAAGTTGCAGAATTAATTCACGG GCTGGTGAGAATGTGGAGGTCAATGCTCAGTTGTCATCAGAAGCAGTTCCAAGCAGTGATGGAGAGTAAAACAAGGGCTCTCAAAGCAAATACTGGATTTCAAAGAGATTCAAGCGTGAGAGCTACTCTTGAACTTGAGATGCAGCTTTCGTCATGGTGTAGCCACTTTAATGATTGGATTTGCAGCCAGAAATCCTATGTAGAATCCTTGAACGGGTGGCTTCTACTATGCCTTAAGTATGAGCTGGAAGAAACCCCCGATGGACCTGTCCCTTTCTCTCCTGGCCGTCTTGGAGCTCCTCCAGTTTTTGTAATTTGCAATGATTGGAGTCAGGCAATGGAAGCAATTTCTGAAACTCGGGTAGCAATTGCTATGAATAGTTTTGCTACAAGTTTGAGGCAGCTTTGGGAAAGACAAGATGAGGAGCAGAGACAGAGGATCAAAGCAGAATATCTCTCAAAGGACTACAAGAAACGGCTGACCATGCTTCAGAGTAAGAGAGGGAGCGT